In Triticum urartu cultivar G1812 chromosome 6, Tu2.1, whole genome shotgun sequence, the following proteins share a genomic window:
- the LOC125515597 gene encoding NAC domain-containing protein 67-like has translation MVMAAAEGRRGDAEAELNLPPGFRFHPTDEELVADYLCARAAGRAPPVPIIAELDLYRFDPWELPERALFGAREWYFFTPRDRKYPNGSRPSRAAGGGYWKATGADRPVARAGRTLGIKKALVFYHGRPAAGVKTDWIMHEYRLAGAAAKRDGASLRLDDWVLCRLYNKKNQWEKMQRQRQEEEEAAAKAAASQSTSWGETRTPESDVDNGPFPELDSLPEFQGMGTTNAAILPKEEVRELGNDDWLMGISLDDLQGPGSLMLPWDDSYAASFLSPVAAMKMEQDVSPFFF, from the coding sequence ATGgtgatggcggcggcggaggggcggcGGGGGGACGCGGAGGCGGAGCTGAACCTGCCGCCGGGGTTCCGGTTCCACCCGACGGACGAGGAGCTGGTGGCGGACTACCTCTGCGCGCGCGCGGCCGGGCGCGCGCCGCCGGTGCCCATCATCGCCGAGCTCGACCTCTACCGGTTCGACCCGTGGGAGCTCCCGGAGCGGGCGCTCTTCGGGGCGCGGGAGTGGTACTTCTTCACGCCGCGGGACCGCAAGTACCCCAACGGCTCCCGCCCCAGCCGGGCCGCCGGGGGCGGCTACTGGAAGGCCACCGGCGCCGACAGACCCGTGGCGCGCGCGGGCAGGACCCTCGGGATCAAGAAGGCGCTCGTCTTCTACCACGGCAGGCCGGCGGCGGGGGTCAAGACGGACTGGATCATGCACGAGTAccgcctcgccggcgccgccgccaaGAGGGACGGCGCCTCGCTCAGGCTCGACGACTGGGTGCTCTGCCGCCTCTACAACAAGAAGAACCAGTGGGAGAAGATGCAACGGCAgcggcaggaggaggaggaggcggcggccaagGCTGCGGCGTCACAGTCGACCTCGTGGGGTGAGACGCGGACGCCGGAGTCCGATGTCGACAACGGTCCGTTCCCGGAGCTGGACTCGCTGCCGGAGTTCCAGGGAATGGGGACGACAAACGCGGCGATACTGCCAAAGGAGGAGGTGCGGGAGCTGGGCAACGACGACTGGCTCATGGGGATCAGCCTCGACGATCTTCAGGGCCCCGGCTCCCTGATGCTGCCCTGGGACGACTCCTACGCCGCCTCGTTCCTGTCGCCGGTGGCCGCGATGAAGATGGAGCAGGACGTCAGCCCATTCTTCTTCTGA